GCGCCGCGAGGTTGTACGCGCGGCCCAGGCGGGTGATCGAGTCGAGCAGGACGACCACGTCGTGACCCAGCTCCACGAGGCGCTTGGCGCGCTCGATGGCCAGCTCGGCGACGGTGGTGTGGTCCTCGGCCGGACGGTCGAAGGTCGAGGAGATGACCTCGCCCTTGACCGACCGCTGCATGTCGGTGACCTCTTCCGGACGCTCGTCGACCAGGACGACCATCAGGTGGCACTCGGGGTTGTTGTGGGTGATCGCGTTGGCGATCGCCTGCATGATCATGGTCTTGCCGGTCTTCGGCGGGGCCACGATCAGGCCTCGCTGGCCCTTGCCGATCGGCGACACGAGGTCGATGATCCGCGTGGTCAGCACACCCGGGTCGGTCTCCAGACGGAGGCGGTCCTGCGGGTAGAGCGGGGTCAGCTTGTTGAACTCCGGGCGGCCACGGCCGGAATCGGCGGCCATGCCGTTCGAGGAGTCCAGGCGGACCAGCGCGTTGAACTTCTCGCGGCGCTCGCCCTCCTTCGGCTGACGCACGGCGCCGGTGACGTGGTCACCCTTGCGCAGGCCGTTCTTGCGGACCTGGGCGAGGGAGACGTACACGTCGTTCGGGCCGGGCAGGTAGCCGGAGGTCCGGATGAACGCGTAGTTGTCGAGGATGTCCAGGATGCCCGCGACGGGGATCAGGACGTCGTCGTCGGAGACCTGCGGCTCGCCGGCGGCGAACTCGTCACGGCCACGACGGCCACGACGGTCGCGGTAGCGGCCGCGACGGCCACGGCGGCCGCCCTCGTCGTCGAAGTCGTCCTGCGGTCCGCTCTGCTGACCGCCCTGCTGGCCCTGACGCTGCTGGCGCTGGCCACCCTGGCCACCGCCCTGCTGGTCGTCGCCCTTGCCACGGTCGCGGCGGTCGCGCTGACGGTCGCGGCGGTCACCGCGCTCGCCCCGCTCCCCGCGGTCGCGGCGGCCACGGCCCTCGGCGCCCTCGACGGCGGCCTCGGCCTTCGCCTCCGGCTGCGCGTCGGTACGGGTCTCGGCCTTGACCTCGGCCTTGACGTCGCCCTCGGGGCTGCCGGCCGGGGCGGTGGCGCGGCGGCGACGGCGCTCACCCGCGGGCTGCTCGTCACCGGCGGCCTCGGCGGAGGCGGCGGGCTTCGGCTGGCCCGGGATGTCGATCTGCTGCTGCGCGGCCTTCTCGGCCTTGGGCGCGGCCGACTCGGCGGCGTCCTCGCCCGTACGGGCCTTGGAGGTGGCGCGGCGCTTCGGCTTGGTCTCCGCGGTGTCGGCGGACTTCGCGGGGGCCTGGCCGCCTCCGGCCTGCGCCTCCTTGATGACCTCGATCAGCTGGCTCTTGCGCATCCGCGCGGTGCCCCTGATGCCGAGGCCGGACGCGACCTGCTGCAGCTCGGCCAGGACCATGCCCTCGAGGCCGGTGCCGGAGCGGCGGCGCCGTGCGGTGGTGCCAGTGGCAGCACCTGCGGCGGGCGCGGCGTTGTCGACACTGCTGTCGGCAGTCACGCCCATCAGATCGGTGGTGTCGCTCACGAAGGGTCCTTCCCTGGAGCGGACGTCGGCCATCTGGCTCGGCGACCGGTTGTGCTGTCCGGCAGCGGTCCTGGCTTGTGGACCGTGTCCGGGGCGGTGGTCCCGCCGGGTACGGCGGAAGAAGAAACGTGCTGGGGTCCGGCCCGAGCCCCCTGCTCGGCCCTCACGCGGAAAGAGCGAGGGGTGTCGTGCCGGTTCCGGAGCGTGCTCGAAACTGCTCAGGCAGGCTGCTCAGGCAGTTGGGGAGGCTCCCGGAAGAATTGGTGGTCCCTGATGGGGACACTCAGCACCGCGCCACAAAGGCGCCGGGTGCTGACTTGAGGTTAACACTACCGGCTCCAACAAACATTCCCCCTCTCCGTCACCGGCAATCTCGTGTCCGCGGACCGCGCCGTTCGGAGCGGCCGCCCGAAGGCCGCTGCCGACGCGGATCCGCGGAGCCCTCGTCTACGGGGCGAGCGGCAGGACGCTCGCTCCCGACATGTCGAGGGCCAGTCGGTTCGCGGCCCAGCCGTCGCCGGCCAGCAGCGCGACCTTGTCGGCGGTGCCGGGCTCGGCCAGCGCGAGCACCGTGGGACCGGCGCCGGAGATGACGGCGGGCACGCCGTCGGCGCGCAGCCGGTTCACCAGATCGATGCTCTGCGGCATGGCGGGGGCGCGGTACTCCTGGTGCAGCCGGTCCTCGGTGGCCGCGAGCAGCAGCTCGGGGCGGCGGGTCAGGGCCTCGACGAGGAGGGCGGCGCGGCCGGCGTTGGCCGCGGCGTCCACGTGCGGGACGGTGCGCGGCAGCAGGCCGCGGGCGGTCTCCGTCAGCACCGGCTTCCCGGGGACGAAAACCACCGGAACGATGGAATCGGCGGGCTTCATGGTGATCGCCCGCGCGGCGCCGGACTCCATCCAGGCGAGGGTGAAACCGCCGAGCAGACAGGCGGCCACGTTGTCGGGGTGCCCCTCGATCTCGGTGGCGAGCTCGAGCAGGGCGGCGTCGTCGAGCCGGGCGTCCCCGCCTATGGTCACGGCGCGGGCGGCGACGATGCCGGCGCAGATGGCGGCGGAGGATGAGCCGAGGCCGCGGCCGTGCGGGATGCGGTTGGCGCAGACGACCTCGAGGCCGCGGGGCTGGCCGCCGAGCAGGTCGAAGGCCGTGCGCAGGGAGCGTACGAGCAGGTGGCTCTCGTCGCGCGGGAGCGTCTCGGCGCCCTCGCCGGCGATGTCGACGTGCAGACCGGAATCGGCGACCCGGACGACGATGTCGTCGTAGAGCCCCAGCGACAGGCCGAGGGCGTCGAAGCCCGGCCCGAGGTTGGCGCTGGTGGCGGGGACGCGCACCCGGACGGCGGCGGCGCGGAACGCGGGACCGGCCATCGCTCGATGACTCTCCTTGACTTGCGACTACATGGGTCTGTGCGGGGGTTCGAGAGAAGTACCTGAGACACCCGGGGGCCGCGTCGGCCCGGAGGCGGCGACAACGGCAACGACACCGCGCATATGCAACGGGGCGGGTTGGGTACAGCCTATCGAAGGAAGGTTCTGTGGCGACATAGGGCGCACAGGAGGCGCACGATGCGTGTCGCGAGCCTTCCTGTGCGCCTATGTACGTTCCTGGGGGGTTTGACGCCCTGTCAGGAGCAGATGTTACGCCAGCCCGAGCCGCTGGGCCGCGGTGGCGGCGTCGACCGGGACGGTGACCGGCTGCGGCGCGCCGGCGACGGCCCAGTCGGGGTCCTTGAGGCCGTTGCCGGTGACCGTGCAGACGATGGTCTGGCCCGGGTCGACCTTGCCCTGCGCGGCGGCCTTCAGCAGACCGGCGACCGAAGCGGCCGAGGCGGGCTCCACGAAGACGCCCTCCTGGGAGGCCAACAGGCGGTAAGCCTGCAGGATCTCACGGTCCGTCACCTCGTCGATGAAGCCGCCCGACTCGTCGCGCGCGGCGATCGCGTAGTCCCAGGAGGCCGGGTTGCCGATGCGGATCGCGGTGGCGATGGTCGACGGGTCCTTGACGACCTCGCCGCGCACCAGCGGGGCGGAACCGGAGGCCTGGAAACCCCACATGCGCGGGGTGCGGGTGGCGAGGCCGTCGGCCGCGTACTCCCGGTACCCCTTCCAGTAGGCCGTGATGTTGCCCGCGTTGCCGACCGGCAGGACGTGGATGTCGGGCGCCTCGCCCAGCATGTCCACGATCTCGAAGGCGGCGGTCTTCTGCCCCTCGATGCGCACCGGGTTGACGGAATTGACCAGCGCGACGGGGTAGTTGTCGGACAGCGCGCGGGCGAGGTCCAGACAGTCGTCGAAGTTGCCGTCGACCTGGAGGATCTTCGCGCCGTGCACGAGGGCCTGGCCCATCTTGCCGAGCGCGATCTTGCCCTGCGGCACGAGCACCGCGGACACCATGCCGGCGCGCACCGCGTACGCGGCGGCGGAGGCGGAGGTGTTGCCGGTGGAGGCGCAGATGACGGCCTTCGCGCCGTCCTCCTTGGCCTTGGAGATGGCCATGGTCATGCCGCGGTCCTTGAAGGAACCGGTGGGGTTGGCGCCCTCGACCTTGAGATGCACCTCGCAGCCCGTGCGCTCGGAGAGGACCTGAGCGGGGACGAGCGGCGTGCCGCCCTCACGAAGCGTGACGACCGGCGTCGTGTCCGTGACCGGAAGGCGGTCCCGGTACTCCTCGATGATGCCGCGCCACTGGTGGGTGCCCTTGGTGGTCATGGGTCCTTACTCCCCTTCAACACGCATGATGCTGGCGACACCGCGCACGGTGTCGAGCTTGCGCAGCGCCTCGACGGTCCCGGAGAGGGCGGCGTCGGGCGCGCGGTGGGTGACGACGACGAGGCTTGCCTCGCCGTCCTTGCCCTGCTGGCGCACCGTATCGATGGATACGCCGTGCTCGGCGAAGACCGTCGCGACCTGGGCGAGGACACCCGGCTTGTCGGCCACGTCGAGACTGATGTGGTACCG
This sequence is a window from Streptomyces sp. HUAS YS2. Protein-coding genes within it:
- the thrB gene encoding homoserine kinase; amino-acid sequence: MAGPAFRAAAVRVRVPATSANLGPGFDALGLSLGLYDDIVVRVADSGLHVDIAGEGAETLPRDESHLLVRSLRTAFDLLGGQPRGLEVVCANRIPHGRGLGSSSAAICAGIVAARAVTIGGDARLDDAALLELATEIEGHPDNVAACLLGGFTLAWMESGAARAITMKPADSIVPVVFVPGKPVLTETARGLLPRTVPHVDAAANAGRAALLVEALTRRPELLLAATEDRLHQEYRAPAMPQSIDLVNRLRADGVPAVISGAGPTVLALAEPGTADKVALLAGDGWAANRLALDMSGASVLPLAP
- the rho gene encoding transcription termination factor Rho, translated to MSDTTDLMGVTADSSVDNAAPAAGAATGTTARRRRSGTGLEGMVLAELQQVASGLGIRGTARMRKSQLIEVIKEAQAGGGQAPAKSADTAETKPKRRATSKARTGEDAAESAAPKAEKAAQQQIDIPGQPKPAASAEAAGDEQPAGERRRRRATAPAGSPEGDVKAEVKAETRTDAQPEAKAEAAVEGAEGRGRRDRGERGERGDRRDRQRDRRDRGKGDDQQGGGQGGQRQQRQGQQGGQQSGPQDDFDDEGGRRGRRGRYRDRRGRRGRDEFAAGEPQVSDDDVLIPVAGILDILDNYAFIRTSGYLPGPNDVYVSLAQVRKNGLRKGDHVTGAVRQPKEGERREKFNALVRLDSSNGMAADSGRGRPEFNKLTPLYPQDRLRLETDPGVLTTRIIDLVSPIGKGQRGLIVAPPKTGKTMIMQAIANAITHNNPECHLMVVLVDERPEEVTDMQRSVKGEVISSTFDRPAEDHTTVAELAIERAKRLVELGHDVVVLLDSITRLGRAYNLAAPASGRILSGGVDSTALYPPKRFFGAARNIEDGGSLTILATALVDTGSRMDEVIFEEFKGTGNMELKLDRKLADKRIFPAVDVDASGTRKEEILLGSEELAIVWKLRRVLHALDQQQAIELLLDKMKQTKSNAEFLLQIQKTTPSAGNND
- the thrC gene encoding threonine synthase gives rise to the protein MTTKGTHQWRGIIEEYRDRLPVTDTTPVVTLREGGTPLVPAQVLSERTGCEVHLKVEGANPTGSFKDRGMTMAISKAKEDGAKAVICASTGNTSASAAAYAVRAGMVSAVLVPQGKIALGKMGQALVHGAKILQVDGNFDDCLDLARALSDNYPVALVNSVNPVRIEGQKTAAFEIVDMLGEAPDIHVLPVGNAGNITAYWKGYREYAADGLATRTPRMWGFQASGSAPLVRGEVVKDPSTIATAIRIGNPASWDYAIAARDESGGFIDEVTDREILQAYRLLASQEGVFVEPASAASVAGLLKAAAQGKVDPGQTIVCTVTGNGLKDPDWAVAGAPQPVTVPVDAATAAQRLGLA